The genomic DNA GAATAATGATTAAGCGTTTCAGACATCGAAAAGCAGTAAGCCCAAATCTCTGGCATTAGCTCTTATCCGGACATGTCCCTTGTTCGTCACAATTACTTTTGCTTATTCGAACAGGTCCGGATGCTGTGTTCATCGCGGATCGAACACCATGATTCCAGTAGTCATCTGAACTGAGGCCCGAAACCATTTAAATCCATGCGCGATACGATGCATGGAGGCGTTTGGCTTTGCTCGAGATACTGAAGCGATCACTCTACGATGCGCCTGTGTTCAAGAGAGGGGACTACAACTACTTCATTCATCCTATAACAGATGGGGTTCCAGAGACGAGACCTGAGCTGATAAGGGAGGTAGTCTGTCACATAATCAGGATCGCCGATCTGGATGTCGACAAGATAGTCACCGTTGAGGCGATGGGGATACCGATTGGCGGAGCGCTCTCACTTGTGACAGACATACCGCTCGTGATAATTCGCAAGAAGATGTACGGTCTGCCCGGGGAGATAGAGGTCAGCCAGGTCACGGGCTACTCCAAATCGAAGATATATCTCAACGGTATAAAAAAAGGAGATCGTGTGATATTTGTTGATGACGTTGTGAGCACCGGTGGCACGGCCATCGCGGTTATGAAGGCGCTGGAGGCTGCGGGCGCTGTTATCAGGGATGCGGTTGTGGTGATCGAGAGGGGCGCTGGCGCTGAGCGTGTGAGATCAGCCGGTTACCCGCTTAAAACGATGGTGAAGGTGGACGTGGACGAGAAGCGTGTATTCAGGGTAGAGGAGGTCTCATTCAGGTCTTGAACGAAGATCTTGCTTCTGACCTCAGGGACGAGACCGAGAAGTGGCTCGTGAGGGCTGATGAGAGGCTCTCGGGATGCAGAGGGGACGAGAGTTTTCTGAGCAACATAAAGGCCTACATCAGCGACTCGAGGTATTTTTTAGAGAAGGGCGATCTTATCAGGGCATTCGAGGCCGTCATCTGGGCATGGGCATGGCTCGAGATCGGCGAGGAGCTGGGAAGGATAGAGAGCGGATCGGCCCATCAGCATCTGAATGCAGATCTGAAACGGAGTGGGCATGTCGATTCATACGACAGGCCCGCGACGGACAGCTAATCAGAGATCGCCTCCGTGCGCGTCTCCTGGCGCATCTCGATATTCCTGCCGTAGCCGGGGCTCACCTCGATATCGCCATCGAACACGACGCTGCCCCTCACAAGGGTCATCACCGGAAAGATCGCCTTCTTCCTTTCATACGGTGTCCAGTCCGCCCTGCTGTGGAGCCGCTGAACATCGATTCGTTCCTGCCTTTTCGGATCGAAGATAACCAGATCCGCATCTTTTCCGATGGCTATCTCCCCCTTGGATCTCAATCCAAGTATGGATGCTGGCCTTGCTGAGAGCGCGTCAACAACCCTCTCCAGGGTTATCATGTTGCTCTTCACAGCGTATAGCATGAGGGGGAGCATCGTCTCCACGCCCGGGACGCCGGGGGGCGCATGCCAGATATCATCCCTCTTCTCCTCAGGGAGATGGGGTGCGTGGTCTGATGCGATGACATCTATATCCCTCCGCCTCAGGCCGTCCCAGAGGGCATCGCAGTCAGCTGTGTTGCGCAGAGGCGGGTTCGTCTTGAGGAATGTGCCGAGCCTCCTGTAATCCCTCCTGCTCAGGAAAAGGTGGTGCGGAGCGACCTCGCAGCTCACCTTCCTGTTCCTTCTCCTCTTTACGAGCTCCAGTCCATCAGCCGTCGAGATGTGACAGATATGAATCCTGCATCTGGATACGCTCAGAGCCCGGTCGATCGCAGAGACCTCAGCTATCGGCGGTCTCGCTCTTGAATGGACATCGGGATCGCAGATCCCTCCAAGCGGCTCCGAGTATCTCCGTATCACCTCCCCATCCTCTGCGTGCACAGTCGCGAGCACGTCGAGCCGCTCGACCTCCTTTAAAATTCTGGCTAGACGTTCCTCGCTCATCTCGTACATGAAGATCTCGCCGATCGCAGCCGCCCCCTCTCTGAGGAGTGATTCGATATCGCCCGGACCGCCGTTGAGGCAGAAGTCCACGATCGACCTTCGCTTCGCCAGATTCAGCTTCTCTTTATACGACTCCGCGTCCATGACCGGAGGATCTGTGTTGGGCTGGTCGACCACTGTCGTCACACCGCCAGCAGCCGCGGATATCGAGCCGCTCTCCCAGTCCTCCTTGTGCGTGTACCCAGGATCCCTGAAGTGGACGTGCATGTCGATAACCCCAGGTATGATGATCATGCCGCTGGCGTCGATTCTCTCTGCGGCTGTGTTGTATCCACCGAGTGCTGCGATCCTTCCGTTTTTGATCCATATGTCCGTGTTCAGCAGCCTGCCACCAGTGTAAACCCTGCCGTCTTTTACCAGAAGGTCCATCATGCAGCATTCTCCAGCATTGGAGTTCTCGTGACATCCTCTCCAGCCTGAAAGACCGGAGTCTGCGCCCTGTTACTCCATATCAAAGCTTGTATCCGAATCTCCTGAGAAGGCTCCGCCTCTCCGCGACCTTCTCTGGCCCCTCGACACCCTTTGGAGAGCTTCCATCTATCACCCCAAGTATGCCGCTGCCCTGTTCTGTCGACGCTACCACCACCTCCACCGGATTGGCTGTGGCGCAGAAGATGCCGCAGACCTCCTGAACGCTTTTTATGGCGTTTAGGACGTTTATCGGGAACGCGCCCTGTATCAGGATGACAAATGTGTGCCCGCAGCCGAGCGCGAGGGAGTTTCTCTTTGCAGCTTCCTTCAGAGCATCGTCGTTCCCCTCAAGCCTAACGAGACAATCACCGCTTGCCTCGGAGAATGCAATTCCGAACCGCGCGCCTGGCACGCTTCCCGCAATCGCCTCATAGAGGTCCTCAGCCGTCTTGATGAAGTGGCTCTGGCCGAGTATGAGGTTGGAGCCATCGGGTATCTCCATTCTCACCGTCTTCAGTTCCATTCGATCACCACCACCTTGGATGACAACCATTGACTTATCGGTTGCGGACCTGAACTAGCGCTTCTTCCGCAGCCCCTTTCCACGCCTTTCAGTGCTCTTCGATCTCAGTGCAACTGATGTGAAGTAGTATGCGGCCATGAATATCAGCGATGCGATCAGCGCCTCGATCGCGGACTCGATGGCGCCCAGGCCATGGCCGAAGTACGTAAAGAGATCGTAGATGGTGAAGAAGACTGCCCCAATCAGCAGGGTCTGGAACGGTAGAGCCATAGCCCTGAATCTAAGCAGTATATCCTCTATCATATCTGTGTAAGTCCTTTCCAGTTCTGCTCATATAAAGCCTCGTCCACCAGATCGTCGTCAGGGGTGCTATGACGAGAACGCTGAAGATGCCGCCTGCCGTGGACCACAGACCCTCAAGACCTGTTCCCTCAAAGAGCATCCCAATTATGCTGAACGCCATAGATAATCCCACAGTCACAAGCCAGAGCAAGAAAACATCGAAGATATTCTCTCTGAAGAAGCGCATGCTTGCCCTGATCCCTGAGATCGCGCTGAGTGAATCGACCACAATTGCAGGAGAGACAACAGCGAGTGCCATGGATATCACTATGAGTATCAGGCAGATTGCCAGAACCCAGGCGATCACAAGAGCTACGAGCCCCGGATCTATCTGCTCCGGGCTCTGTGCGATGCTTGAAAGAGCCTCCAAAGATATGAACGGCACAAAGAGCGCGCTGACGACCAGAACACACAGGGCGTAGATGATCAGGCTCAGCAGGGATACTGAGAAGAGTCGGATGCAGTATCTCTTTCCCGCTTCCCACATCTCCCCCAGGGAGGAGAAGCCGGTCGCATTTGCGCTTCGAGCCATGCCAGTTGCACCTGCCGTGAAGAATGCACTGACAAGCAGCGCAAGTACAAAGAACAGCACTACATACACTCCGATCGTTATGCCATTCTGATCGAACGCCTGCATGATCTCCTCTGGAGGCACATCCTCGATGTTCATAAAGGCCTCGGGCATTGTTCCAAGGATGGAGACGAACAGCAGTATGAACAGTAACCCTACAGCAATAACATCGAGCATGAAGGGGACACATATAATGAGATTGTTCTTCCAGGTGGAAAATCCCCTCCCTATAACCGACCCAATTTCCTCGTACATGCTTTCCTCGTACATGCTCAAAACATTGTCTTCGCATACTAGTGAACTACCCTACTCTGGAGGGTAGGGCTTCCCACTTCATCGCCAAAACTTGCATCACAGATATATGATGTAGAGGTTTTGACTCTATGGGCACTACGGGCTGTTCCATCCCTGCAATGAGTATGTTCATGGAAGCATTGTAGTCTCTATCGCATGAGAACCCACAATAAGGGCACTCATGAATTCTGTCCGATAACTCTTTCCTCACAATGCTCCCGCAAGTGGAACACCTCTGAGTAGTGTTCCTTGGATCTACCTTGATCAGCTTTCGACCAGCACTTTCAGCCTTGTACGAAAGCATGAATATGAACTTAGACCAGGATGCATCATGGATGTTTCGATGTGTGCCTTTGTTGTAACCTTTCTCCTTCAGACCCTTGACATCCAAGTCCTCGACGCAGATTATATCGTAGTTGTTGACATAATGTCTAGAGAGCTTATGAAGGAAATCCAATCTCTGATTATTGATCCTTTCATGAACTTTATTCAGTTTCTCTTTGAACTTCTCGCGGTTATTAGAGCCTTTCATAGCTCTCGATAATCTTCTTTGGATGTTCTTAACTTTGGTAGCTACCTTCTCTGCAAATCTTGGATTCTCTACAGAATTTCCGTCTGTGTCGACAGCAAACGACTTCAAGCCAACATCTATACCTACTGATTTTCCAGTTGCAGGCAGTGTCTCTGGCTCTTGATCTGCCTGAACAATGGCAAACCATTGCCTACCTTCTCTCTTGATCAGGATAGCCTTGATGCATCCTTGAACTTTGCGATGCATTTTGATCTTGATGTCGCCTATCTTGGATAAATGCAAACAGCCATGATCTTGATCCAGCTTGAAGCCTGACTGATTATAGTACATGGTCTTGTACCATCCATACCCTTTGAAGCGGAGACGACCGATCTTGCGACCATTCTTCTTTGATGCTGAGAGTCCTTTAATGTTAGACCAAAGAGTGTAATTCACCATCTGGAGGACTTTGGAATATACTAGGTTCAGTTTTGGATTTTCAAGCTTCAGAACGGGTATCATGTTCTGAGTGTCATAGGTCGTGAGCTTGATGCCCTTCTCTTTAGCTTCGTTCAGCTCTTGAAGAAGCCGATTATAGAGCCACCTACAAGCATCCAGCGCTTCAGCTAACTTTTGCTGTGTCGCCTCATCAGGAAATATTGGATACTTGTAGCTGATAATCATTATTTCTCCATCTGAGACTCTAATACTGCATCGGAACTAAATAGTTATCGTTGAGCATGTCAGAAGCAGGGAGGGCTTCGCTCTCATCCGGGGACTTCCCGCTGCGCCCTCTCCTCTCCCAAGAGTTAAACCCCACATGAGACAGAGGGCACTCTTATGATTGTTCTCACAAAAAACGTGCCGATACAGGAGGTTGAACCATCCATGTCACGTTTTCATGGATACAGCACAGTCCACCAGAGACTTATGGGCACTCCGCCACTACCGAATCCGGCAGGGCTGTTTGAGCCCCACGATCTGAATCTATAACAGATTTAGCGCATTGGTACTCCAAGCGCAAGCCCCGCGATCGTTCGTCCCACATTCACGCCGAGCGCTGAGTATATACCCTTTCCAGACGGGGTCCCGTTGACCTCGATCACCATCATTCCATCTTCTGATTCGAGCATGTCGACTCCGCTGTACATGGTCCCGACCGCCCTGTTTGCATCTACCGCGATTCTCTCTATCTCATCGCTGATCTCGCACCTCTCCGCTCTCCCGCCACGTGCGAGATTGCTTATCCATTCGCCTGGTGGCGCGACCCTGTATATGGCGCCAGCAACCTCCTCCCCAACAACAAATGCCCGTATGTCTCTCTTCTCAGGCGTCTCAATGAACTCCTGGAGGTAGAGGGCGCCTCTTCTGATGAGAAGATCTTTTATGAGATCCGCGTCCCCAGGCCGGAGTAGCGCTATATCCTTTCCCTTGTACCCGAAGAGCGGCTTGCAGACCGCACGCCCCATCCTCTCCACAGTCTTTAAAGCCTCATCGTAGCTGGAAGTCACAACTGTCCTGGGTGTTGGAACACCTGCACGCCTGAGCGCCATGGATGTTGCAAACTTGTTCGCAGCTCTCACAATCGCATCCGGAGGATTTATCACGGTCACTCCGAGATCTGCAAGCGACCTGAGCGCCTCAAACCTGAATGCAACATCCTGTGGCGCGCCCCTGCCCATGTCTCTGATTATGAGCGTGTCGAGATCGAAAAGATCCACGCCTCCCTTCCTGAAGCTCAGATCAAACCCGATCTCGACCGCAAGCTCTGAGATATCCATCATCACCGCAGAGGCGCCGAGTTCTGCCAGGCCCAT from Methanothrix thermoacetophila PT includes the following:
- a CDS encoding adenosine-specific kinase, with translation MELKTVRMEIPDGSNLILGQSHFIKTAEDLYEAIAGSVPGARFGIAFSEASGDCLVRLEGNDDALKEAAKRNSLALGCGHTFVILIQGAFPINVLNAIKSVQEVCGIFCATANPVEVVVASTEQGSGILGVIDGSSPKGVEGPEKVAERRSLLRRFGYKL
- a CDS encoding dihydroorotase; this encodes MMDLLVKDGRVYTGGRLLNTDIWIKNGRIAALGGYNTAAERIDASGMIIIPGVIDMHVHFRDPGYTHKEDWESGSISAAAGGVTTVVDQPNTDPPVMDAESYKEKLNLAKRRSIVDFCLNGGPGDIESLLREGAAAIGEIFMYEMSEERLARILKEVERLDVLATVHAEDGEVIRRYSEPLGGICDPDVHSRARPPIAEVSAIDRALSVSRCRIHICHISTADGLELVKRRRNRKVSCEVAPHHLFLSRRDYRRLGTFLKTNPPLRNTADCDALWDGLRRRDIDVIASDHAPHLPEEKRDDIWHAPPGVPGVETMLPLMLYAVKSNMITLERVVDALSARPASILGLRSKGEIAIGKDADLVIFDPKRQERIDVQRLHSRADWTPYERKKAIFPVMTLVRGSVVFDGDIEVSPGYGRNIEMRQETRTEAISD
- a CDS encoding RNA-guided endonuclease InsQ/TnpB family protein; this encodes MIISYKYPIFPDEATQQKLAEALDACRWLYNRLLQELNEAKEKGIKLTTYDTQNMIPVLKLENPKLNLVYSKVLQMVNYTLWSNIKGLSASKKNGRKIGRLRFKGYGWYKTMYYNQSGFKLDQDHGCLHLSKIGDIKIKMHRKVQGCIKAILIKREGRQWFAIVQADQEPETLPATGKSVGIDVGLKSFAVDTDGNSVENPRFAEKVATKVKNIQRRLSRAMKGSNNREKFKEKLNKVHERINNQRLDFLHKLSRHYVNNYDIICVEDLDVKGLKEKGYNKGTHRNIHDASWSKFIFMLSYKAESAGRKLIKVDPRNTTQRCSTCGSIVRKELSDRIHECPYCGFSCDRDYNASMNILIAGMEQPVVPIESKPLHHISVMQVLAMKWEALPSRVG
- a CDS encoding DUF7847 domain-containing protein produces the protein MLDVIAVGLLFILLFVSILGTMPEAFMNIEDVPPEEIMQAFDQNGITIGVYVVLFFVLALLVSAFFTAGATGMARSANATGFSSLGEMWEAGKRYCIRLFSVSLLSLIIYALCVLVVSALFVPFISLEALSSIAQSPEQIDPGLVALVIAWVLAICLILIVISMALAVVSPAIVVDSLSAISGIRASMRFFRENIFDVFLLWLVTVGLSMAFSIIGMLFEGTGLEGLWSTAGGIFSVLVIAPLTTIWWTRLYMSRTGKDLHRYDRGYTA
- the mptN gene encoding tetrahydromethanopterin:alpha-L-glutamate ligase — protein: MKSLGIVVSNPDDWTARAISMGLAELGASAVMMDISELAVEIGFDLSFRKGGVDLFDLDTLIIRDMGRGAPQDVAFRFEALRSLADLGVTVINPPDAIVRAANKFATSMALRRAGVPTPRTVVTSSYDEALKTVERMGRAVCKPLFGYKGKDIALLRPGDADLIKDLLIRRGALYLQEFIETPEKRDIRAFVVGEEVAGAIYRVAPPGEWISNLARGGRAERCEISDEIERIAVDANRAVGTMYSGVDMLESEDGMMVIEVNGTPSGKGIYSALGVNVGRTIAGLALGVPMR
- a CDS encoding DUF357 domain-containing protein, with product MNEDLASDLRDETEKWLVRADERLSGCRGDESFLSNIKAYISDSRYFLEKGDLIRAFEAVIWAWAWLEIGEELGRIESGSAHQHLNADLKRSGHVDSYDRPATDS
- the hpt gene encoding hypoxanthine/guanine phosphoribosyltransferase: MLEILKRSLYDAPVFKRGDYNYFIHPITDGVPETRPELIREVVCHIIRIADLDVDKIVTVEAMGIPIGGALSLVTDIPLVIIRKKMYGLPGEIEVSQVTGYSKSKIYLNGIKKGDRVIFVDDVVSTGGTAIAVMKALEAAGAVIRDAVVVIERGAGAERVRSAGYPLKTMVKVDVDEKRVFRVEEVSFRS